Proteins encoded by one window of Carcharodon carcharias isolate sCarCar2 chromosome 30, sCarCar2.pri, whole genome shotgun sequence:
- the LOC121271251 gene encoding zona pellucida sperm-binding protein 3-like translates to MIGDFLIYTTHLNHTPEYHRSVIVRTNGAVVPIECWYFRKGNVSSDPIKPAWIPLSSTKSGEGHLSFSLCLMNGDWLTERTSTVYYLGELIHIEASVSMTNHMPLKLYIDHCVATLNVGKDSTLRYSIIDHNVCLLESKAEDSFSTFVLPRDERELDKLWFDLDVFHFLGDDCSLIFITCHLKVAPVDQRDSRNKACTFQKVQNVWTPLEESSIDSCACCHVGNCGAHKGVVSEAGLKWEGEASIGPLLILDTDVTKLATESLNEAEQRMQERSPGGVESEVVLIVALTVIAVSVISASLLALFLYRKHKQTRVNQ, encoded by the exons ATGATTGGAGATTTCCTCATCTACACCACCCATCTGAACCACACCCCAGAGTATCATCGATCTGTCATTGTGAGAACGAATGGAGCTGTCGTTCCCATTGAGTGTTGGTATTTTAG GAAGGGCAATGTGAGCAGTGACCCCATCAAGCCCGCCTGGATCCCACTCAGCTCCACCAAGTCTGGAGAAGGgcatctgtcattctctctgtgcctaATGAATG GTGACTGGCTTACAGAGCGCACTTCGACTGTCTACTACCTGGGTGAGCTCATTCACATTGAGGCCTCTGTTTCAATGACCAACCACATGCCCCTGAAGCTCTACATTGACCACTGTGTAGCTACATTGAACGTAGGCAAGGACTCCACCCTGAGATACAGCATCATTGACCACAATGT TTGCCTCCTGGAGAGCAAAGCTGAGGACTCCTTTTCAACCTTTGTGTTGCCAAGAGACGAGCGGGAGCTGGACAAGCTCTGGTTTGACCTGGATGTGTTCCATTTCCTTGGAGATGACTGTTCCTTG ATTTTCATCACCTGTCACCTGAAAGTTGCTCCAGTGGATCAGAGGGATTCCAGGAACAAAGCTTGTACTTTCCAGAAGGTGCAAAATGT CTGGACCCCATTGGAGGAATCAAGCATTGACAGTTGTGCCTGTTGCCATGTGGGTAACTGTGGTGCCCACAAGGGAGTTGTG AGTGAAGCTGGATtgaagtgggagggtgaggcCTCAATTGGACCCCTGCTCATTCTGGATACTGATGTGACCAAGCTGGCAACAGAGTCTCTGAATGAGGCTGAGCAAAGGATGCAGGAGAGGTCTCCAGGTG GTGTGGAGTCTGAGGTGGTCCTGATCGTGGCCTTGACTGTGATAGCTGTCTCAGTGATCTC